One Castanea sativa cultivar Marrone di Chiusa Pesio chromosome 4, ASM4071231v1 DNA window includes the following coding sequences:
- the LOC142630225 gene encoding short-chain dehydrogenase TIC 32 B, chloroplastic: MKETLRYLAGLAGPSGYGSNSTAEQVTEDFSCMVPPHLTAIITGATSGIGAETARVLAKKGVRIVIPARDLRRAAELKEEIQKESPQAEIILLELDLSSLTSVKRFCTEFLSLGLSLNILINNAGIFSQNLEFSEDKIEMTYATNYLGHFLLTEMLLEKMVETAAKTGIQGRIINVTSVIHSWVKRDSFRFNQMLNPKNYNGTRAYAQSKLANILHAKEMARQLQARNARVTINAVHPGIVKTGITRAHKGFITDSIFFVASKLLKSSSQGASTTCYVALSPQLEGVTGKYFADCNESSCSSLANDESEAQKLVKQTRAVIYKRLGQPAA, encoded by the exons ATGAAGGAAACACTAAGGTATCTAGCAGGACTTGCAGGGCCAAGTGGTTATGGCTCAAACTCCACTGCTGAGCAAGTCACAGAAGATTTCTCTTGCATGGTCCCTCCCCATCTAACTGCTATAATCACTG gggcaACATCTGGTATTGGAGCTGAAACAGCAAGAGTGTTAGCAAAGAAAGGTGTGAGAATTGTGATTCCAGCAAGGGATTTAAGAAGAGCAGCTGAACTGAAGGAGGAAATTCAAAAAGAGAGTCCACAGGCAGAGATTATACTATTGGAGCTTGATTTGAGCTCATTAACTTCTGTGAAGAGATTTTGTACTGAGTTTTTGTCACTAGGATTATCCCTTAACATTCTCAT AAACAATGCGGGAATATTCTCTCAGAATTTGGAGTTCTCTGAGGACAAAATTGAGATGACATATGCCACAAATTATTTGG GACATTTTTTGTTGACAGAAATGCTATTAGAGAAAATGGTAGAAACAGCAGCAAAAACAGGCATCCAAGGAAGAATAATAAATGTTACTTCTGTGATTCACAGTTGGGTGAAGAGAGATTCGTTTCGTTTCAATCAAATGCTCAATCCAAAGAA CTACAATGGTACTCGTGCATATGCTCAGTCAAAATTGGCAAACATATTGCATGCTAAGGAAATGGCAAGGCAGTTGCAGGCAAGGAATGCAAGAGTTACTATCAATGCAGTACATCCAGGCATTGTGAAGACTGGAATCACTAGAGCTCACAAGGGCTTTATAACAG ATTCTATATTCTTTGTTGCTTCCAAGTTGCTGAAGTCTTCGTCTCAG GGTGCATCAACCACATGCTATGTTGCTCTTAGCCCACAACTAGAAGGGGTGACTGGGAAATACTTTGCAGACTGTAATGAGAGTAGCTGCTCAAGTCTAGCAAATGATGAATCTGAGGCACAAAAGTTAGTTAAGCAAACTCGTGCTGTGATTTACAAACGATTAGGTCAACCAGCAGCTTAA